In the Micromonospora nigra genome, one interval contains:
- a CDS encoding ParA family protein, with protein sequence MRVLTTVNLKGGSGKTTTAAYLAHAFADRGRRPIIVDADPQGSAVRWQELGGWPLPAVALPSTTLHRQLAGVVDRNRFDLVVIDTPPLEDRHGIVVSALARRYRRPGDDGAVDDGAGSGRPRLEGHRGRGRLPQR encoded by the coding sequence ATGAGAGTGCTCACGACCGTCAACCTCAAGGGCGGGAGCGGCAAGACAACGACAGCCGCCTACCTCGCCCACGCATTCGCCGACCGTGGCCGGCGGCCGATCATCGTGGACGCCGATCCGCAGGGCTCGGCCGTGCGCTGGCAGGAACTCGGGGGCTGGCCGCTGCCGGCGGTCGCCTTGCCGTCCACGACGCTGCATCGCCAGCTCGCCGGCGTGGTCGACCGCAACCGCTTCGACCTGGTGGTCATCGACACGCCTCCGCTGGAGGATCGCCACGGCATCGTGGTGTCCGCGCTGGCGCGTCGCTACCGACGTCCTGGTGACGATGGCGCCGTCGATGATGGAGCTGGATCGGGTCGGCCCCGTCTGGAAGGCCATCGAGGACGCGGCCGGCTACCGCAACGATGA